The sequence below is a genomic window from Gossypium hirsutum isolate 1008001.06 chromosome A11, Gossypium_hirsutum_v2.1, whole genome shotgun sequence.
TTGTTGTACTTAATTGTCTACTTGCTCTACTTGATGGGATAGAAAAAGTTAATACCAATGTTTTCAAAACTAGACCTATTGGATCAGGAACTAATGGAGTATTAGTAAGAAGGTGAAGGTTGAATCGATTGACTCGCGAATCGATATATACCGATTGAACCaagttaaaaaaacaattaaagcaattttctctattttaatatatatatatttattttaaaattatttaagtatgaaaatgagaaaaaaaaattttaagcacCAATTTATAGGTTAAGACCCTTTTAAAAACTtaacaatttgactaaaaatgtaACAATTTGACTAACTGGTGtattaacttgaaaaaaaaatagtttaagtacccgtaataaaaaaattacccaaataaaaaaattttaaataccaatttatagaaaaaaaacaattgtgagaattaaatttgaaaaacgaaaatgcaataatagaataaaaataagttattaaacaaaaaaaaaaggtttaaaatataatataaaataaattattaagtaAGAAGTTTAGATGGTTATACAAGAAAGAGAGAGATGAGTTAAGCGTTGCCAAATTTGGCGGAAAATGAAATCCAATGGATAGTTTGTTTGTTTGGGGAGGGTGGTGGGTTTTGACTAAATTAGTAGAGTAACTCTAAAATACCAATGGCGGAACCATTCGCACACTGTGGGCCGACTCCTACGCTTTTCCCTTTTCATATGATCTCTCTCTCATTCTAAATCCAACTCATTTTTGTTCCCAATTCATCCTTAAGTgttcttttttaagtttttgtttgCGTTTTTGGCGTTTTCATCCTTTGCAATGCCGCCACCTCCCACAGCCgctctctcttcttcttcttccctatGTCTCTTCCCACTTTCTTCTTACTCTTCTCCCAAGAAAACCCAATTAGGCTTCTGCCCGTCCTTCCCCTTCACCAGGCTTACAAATTTCACTCCCGCCCGCAGACTCATGACATGCTCCGCTGTTTCCATCGAGAAAGAAACTCTCATCTCCCACCGACCCCACACTTTCCTCCGTGAAACCGACGGCCTAGATGACGGTTCCGTCAGGTCCCGCTTCCAGCGCATGATAATGGAGGTGCAGGACATCGTCTGCGGCGCCCTCGAGGCTGTCGATGGAGCGGGGAAGTTCAAGGAGGACGCGTGGACGAGGCCCGGAGGCGGTGGAGGAATTAGTCGAGTGTTGCAAGACGGTGACGTTTTCGAAAAGGCTGGTGTCAATATCTCTGTTGTTTACGGAGTTATGCCCCCTGAAGCTTATCGAGCTGCCAAGGCTAATGTCACTGATCAGATGCCCGGTCCCGTTCCCTTTTTCGCTGCTGGGATCAGCTCGGTATTTAGTAactttttgaatttcttttctttgCCTCAATGTTTTGGTGCAATTCCATAACAAAAAGAAATTGCTGATAATTATAACATTCTGGTTTTCTCCCCTTTTCAGGTTTTGCATCCCAAGAACCCCTTTGCTCCTACGCTGCATTTTAACTACAGATATTTCGAAACAGATGCTCCCAAAGGTACTTTATCCATAGTTATTGTTAAAGTTGTTGATTTGGGAATGCTAAaatggtagtttaaatgttggaaacatgaaaatatcaaaatctatataataaaaattattagctTGTCAAAAAGTGATATAAATCTAAACTGCTTTGAACATTATGACACTGAGAAAATCTACTAGCATGACACAAATATTTGAATTCTCAACTGATATATTGTATCCTCATTTATCAACAAAGTGATAGGAGGATCTTTATAATGACTTCTCTGAGTTCATCAGAGTTTGGCCAGTTTATGTTGTAATCTGATTCCTGGAAATGGCTCCCAATAATCCCATAAGCTTAGACTTGAGTTACCATCAGCATATTAATCAAGCAAAAATTTTATTCTCTACTTGTTTGCTATTCGGTAGTGATGAATATTTTGCTTTGTGGTTTGGTTTGGTACTTGTTTTCATAAACAAAAATGAGGTAGGTCCCCAATatcccctccccccccccccaaaaaaaaaaaaaagagttccttgattaaaaaaatttcaaattgccTTGATTTTCTTTAGTTGCATTCCCGATACGTTGTGATTATTCTCTACATTAGTCTCTTTCGTGCTTCAAAGATAAGTGGTTTAAGTTTAGTCAGTGACTTGAAAATTTGCAGATGCTCCTGGAGCTCCAAGGCAATGGTGGTTTGGGGGTGGAACTGATTTGACTCCATCCTACATCTTTGAGGAGGATGTCAAGCACTTCCATTCAGTGAGTTGAATTGCAATTCTTTATTTCTTatgtctttttcttttcaaaagaaaaaaaaatcatgagtTTCTTGTTCTCGTGGCAAAAGTTTTCTCTATTTTACCAACCAGTAAAGCTTCAGACTTCTGCATTTGGCACTATTAAGATATGGAGGAGCTCAAGCAATTAAATTAGTTCTAATTCTAGTTGTCTCACTTTGAGAAAGTAAAGTATTGATTTTATTAAAGAAGGGATTTGAGAAGAACCTTCTTATTTCAAGATTTctctaaatttaatatatatggaTTTACCTTAAAGCACATggatttgatatatatatatatgggttataGATTGATAGGTAGACCAGAGACAAATGTTTAAAACTGTCAATGCACTACACATGTCGGACTAAAGATAACTACAATGTTCTATAAATACCAGTACATGTGTGTGTTAAAATTAGTTCTATCCTTGTAAAATagtatttgaataaatgaaatattttgcgAGTTGTTCTTTTGCTAACGTTGGCCttctttttcaataaaaaaaaaaacattggccTTCTTTTGTAGATACAAAAAAAGGCATGTGACAAATTTGATCCATCCTTCTAT
It includes:
- the LOC107897850 gene encoding coproporphyrinogen-III oxidase 1, chloroplastic, with translation MPPPPTAALSSSSSLCLFPLSSYSSPKKTQLGFCPSFPFTRLTNFTPARRLMTCSAVSIEKETLISHRPHTFLRETDGLDDGSVRSRFQRMIMEVQDIVCGALEAVDGAGKFKEDAWTRPGGGGGISRVLQDGDVFEKAGVNISVVYGVMPPEAYRAAKANVTDQMPGPVPFFAAGISSVLHPKNPFAPTLHFNYRYFETDAPKDAPGAPRQWWFGGGTDLTPSYIFEEDVKHFHSIQKKACDKFDPSFYPRFKKLCDDYFYIKHRDERRGLGGIFFDDLNDYDQEMLLSFATECANSVVPAYVPIVEKRKNTPFTESHKAWQQLRRGRYIEFNLVYDRGTTFGLKTGGRIESILVSLPLTARWEYDHKPEEGSEEWKLLDACMNPKEWM